One part of the Lachnospiraceae bacterium JLR.KK002 genome encodes these proteins:
- a CDS encoding glycosyltransferase family A protein: MKLLSIAIPSYNSQDYMEHCIESLLPGGEDVEIIIVDDGSKDRTGEIADRYASQYPTIVKAVHQENGGHGEAVNAGIRNASGLYFKVVDSDDWVDEEAYRKILDVLRELSGGKTVLDMLISNFVYEKEGAKHKKVMKYTGTLPENRIFGWNEAKHFRKGQYILMHSVIYRTQLLRECGLELPKHTFYVDNIFVYVPLPHVKNMYYLNVDFYRYYIGREDQSVNEKVMIRRIDQQIKVNKIMVEAVDLWKLPNRRQRKYMFNYLEIITVVSTIMLIRSGTEENLEKKRELWKYLKNYDIRLFWHLRNGIMGQAMNLPGRGGRKISVAAYKISQKVVGFN, from the coding sequence ATGAAGTTATTATCAATCGCAATTCCCAGCTATAATTCCCAGGATTATATGGAGCATTGTATAGAATCCCTGCTGCCTGGCGGCGAGGATGTGGAAATTATCATCGTGGACGACGGTTCCAAAGACAGAACCGGAGAGATTGCAGACCGGTATGCCAGCCAGTACCCTACTATTGTGAAAGCTGTCCATCAGGAAAACGGCGGACACGGAGAGGCGGTAAATGCAGGAATCCGCAATGCGTCCGGCCTGTATTTTAAGGTAGTGGACAGTGACGACTGGGTGGATGAAGAAGCCTATCGGAAGATTCTGGATGTTCTGCGGGAACTGTCCGGCGGAAAGACAGTGCTCGATATGCTGATTAGCAATTTTGTATATGAAAAAGAAGGGGCAAAGCATAAAAAGGTGATGAAATACACCGGAACTTTGCCGGAGAACCGGATTTTTGGCTGGAATGAGGCAAAACATTTCCGCAAAGGCCAGTACATTCTCATGCATTCCGTAATTTACCGCACTCAGCTCCTGCGGGAATGCGGACTGGAGCTGCCGAAACATACCTTTTATGTGGACAATATTTTTGTGTATGTGCCTCTGCCCCATGTGAAGAACATGTATTATCTGAATGTGGATTTTTACCGCTATTACATTGGCAGAGAGGATCAGTCTGTTAATGAGAAAGTAATGATACGGCGCATTGACCAGCAGATTAAGGTAAATAAAATCATGGTGGAAGCAGTGGATTTGTGGAAGCTGCCAAACCGCAGGCAGCGGAAATATATGTTTAACTATCTGGAAATTATTACCGTAGTATCCACCATTATGTTAATCCGTTCCGGCACGGAAGAAAATCTGGAGAAAAAGCGTGAGCTCTGGAAATACCTGAAAAATTATGATATCCGCCTGTTCTGGCATTTGCGGAACGGTATTATGGGGCAGGCCATGAACCTGCCGGGCAGAGGCGGAAGAAAGATTTCCGTTGCTGCTTACAAAATTTCCCAGAAGGTTGTGGGATTTAATTAG
- the mutY gene encoding A/G-specific adenine glycosylase has product MMLENFPLEQIVEPLLEWFRENARILPWRETPTPYRVWVSEIMLQQTRVEAVKPYFERFIKALPDVQALAECEEDRLLKLWEGLGYYNRVRNMQIAARTLMEEYDGELPADYEELLKLKGIGHYTAGAIASIACKIPVPAVDGNVLRVIARVSADDSDIMKQFVRTRVEQSLQRIIPEHHASDFNQALMELGATVCLPNGAPLCEKCPWGAFCEARKDSLWQNLPVKSRPKPRRIEDKTVFIIRDGEKIVLHKRPARGLLAGMYEFPNTKGHLTEEEALQWVKEQKLQPIHIRKLEPAKHIFSHVEWHMTGYMIRVDELAENTSGMLFVETGETEEQYPVPAAFSAYTRYMDIRLGNERFENERDLGKM; this is encoded by the coding sequence ATGATGCTGGAAAATTTTCCGTTGGAACAGATTGTGGAGCCGCTGCTGGAGTGGTTTCGGGAAAATGCCCGGATACTGCCCTGGAGGGAGACGCCCACCCCTTACCGTGTGTGGGTATCGGAAATCATGCTGCAGCAGACGAGAGTGGAAGCGGTGAAACCGTATTTTGAGCGTTTTATAAAAGCCCTGCCGGATGTGCAGGCGCTGGCGGAGTGCGAGGAAGACCGCCTGCTGAAACTGTGGGAAGGGCTGGGGTATTATAACCGGGTGCGGAATATGCAGATTGCGGCCAGAACCCTTATGGAGGAATACGACGGGGAGCTTCCGGCAGACTATGAAGAACTTCTGAAATTAAAAGGAATCGGCCATTATACGGCCGGGGCCATTGCTTCCATTGCCTGTAAAATTCCCGTCCCCGCAGTGGACGGAAATGTGCTTCGGGTCATTGCCAGAGTATCGGCAGACGATTCCGATATTATGAAACAGTTTGTACGGACCAGGGTGGAACAGTCTTTACAGCGTATTATACCGGAGCATCACGCCAGTGATTTCAATCAGGCTCTGATGGAACTGGGAGCTACCGTCTGTCTGCCGAACGGTGCGCCTCTCTGTGAAAAATGCCCCTGGGGTGCCTTCTGTGAAGCCAGGAAAGACAGTCTCTGGCAGAACCTTCCGGTAAAAAGCCGACCGAAGCCCAGGCGGATTGAGGATAAAACAGTCTTCATTATCCGGGACGGAGAAAAAATCGTACTGCATAAACGGCCGGCCAGAGGCCTTCTGGCCGGAATGTATGAATTCCCAAACACAAAGGGCCATCTGACGGAGGAAGAAGCCCTGCAGTGGGTGAAAGAGCAGAAGCTGCAGCCCATCCATATCCGGAAACTGGAGCCGGCAAAACATATCTTTTCCCATGTGGAATGGCATATGACCGGATATATGATTCGGGTGGATGAGCTGGCGGAAAACACCAGCGGTATGCTGTTCGTAGAGACAGGGGAAACGGAAGAACAGTACCCTGTTCCGGCGGCATTTTCCGCTTATACCAGATACATGGATATCCGGCTGGGAAACGAGCGTTTTGAAAATGAACGGGATTTGGGAAAAATGTGA
- a CDS encoding DUF4143 domain-containing protein: MERQSLKAFKLDGRFDVICSGSLMGINYHEIESNSVGFKEDYHMHSMDFEEFLWAKGYREEQIEDMYRHMLLISPFSELEWKVYAEIFKEYMVVGGMPAIVNRFVKNNHYSGILNMQRQILLDYEEDITKYAGGLDKGKILNVYRKIPVFLGKDNKKFQISKVAHGARNREYAGVIEWLDNAGMINICYCMEQPELPLKGNYDPDNYKIYFRDTGLLIASLDEEAQEDIRNNKNFNTYKGALYENLIGDMLVKQGYQLYFFKNQKGTLEMDFFVRDRESLIPLEVKANDGATVSLNNLIVKSKYGDISYGIKLGNKNIGFNSKFYTFPYFLTFLLKRFLREHENSKKEM; this comes from the coding sequence TTGGAAAGACAGAGTCTGAAAGCCTTTAAACTGGACGGAAGATTTGACGTAATCTGCTCCGGTTCTCTGATGGGGATAAATTATCATGAAATAGAGTCCAACAGTGTTGGATTTAAGGAAGATTATCATATGCATTCTATGGATTTTGAGGAATTTCTGTGGGCAAAAGGGTACCGGGAAGAACAGATAGAAGATATGTATCGGCATATGCTTCTGATATCTCCTTTTTCAGAACTGGAATGGAAAGTATATGCAGAGATTTTTAAAGAATATATGGTGGTTGGAGGTATGCCTGCCATAGTAAACAGATTCGTAAAAAATAATCATTACAGCGGAATCCTGAATATGCAGCGGCAGATTTTACTGGACTATGAGGAAGATATCACCAAATATGCCGGAGGTCTCGACAAAGGAAAAATATTAAATGTGTATCGGAAAATACCGGTTTTCCTGGGAAAAGATAATAAAAAATTTCAGATATCCAAAGTTGCTCACGGGGCCAGAAACCGGGAATATGCGGGAGTTATTGAGTGGCTGGACAACGCGGGAATGATTAATATCTGTTACTGCATGGAACAGCCGGAGCTTCCCTTAAAAGGTAATTATGATCCTGATAATTATAAAATTTATTTCAGGGATACGGGGCTTCTGATTGCATCTTTGGATGAGGAAGCCCAGGAGGATATCCGAAACAATAAAAATTTTAATACTTACAAAGGCGCATTGTATGAAAACCTTATAGGAGATATGCTGGTAAAGCAGGGCTATCAGCTTTATTTTTTTAAAAATCAGAAAGGGACGCTGGAAATGGATTTTTTCGTCAGAGACAGGGAGAGTCTGATTCCGCTGGAGGTGAAAGCTAACGATGGCGCTACGGTGTCGTTAAATAATCTGATTGTAAAAAGTAAATATGGCGATATTTCTTATGGAATCAAACTGGGAAACAAAAATATCGGTTTTAACAGTAAATTCTATACATTTCCATATTTTCTTACATTTTTGCTGAAACGTTTTCTGCGGGAACATGAAAACAGTAAGAAAGAGATGTGA
- the vanG gene encoding D-alanine--D-serine ligase VanG: MKDKNRKKIAVLFGGCSSEYEVSLQSAYAVLTHTDREKYDFIPVGITREGKWYLYRGDITHIPGDNWYDEKQCIPAVVSPDRNLHGLILFLNQGTETIALDGALPVLHGKNGEDGTVQGVLELADIPVIGCDTMSSAVCMDKDTAHRLAGALGVKVPRSYTVFRAELQEAGQLEELGRKLGYPLFVKPLRAGSSFGITKVGKPQELQAAAEHAFAYDSRIILEEMIRGFEVGCAVLGTEELLVGEVDEIELSEGFFDYTEKYTLKSSKIHVPARISQEQAKEVKETAKILYRGLGCSYFARVDMFLTPEGEIYFNEINTIPGFTSHSRYPNMMKAAGISFEELLGRLLEL; encoded by the coding sequence ATGAAAGACAAAAACAGGAAAAAAATAGCCGTATTGTTCGGAGGATGTTCCAGCGAATATGAAGTTTCCCTCCAGTCAGCATATGCGGTGCTTACACATACGGACAGGGAAAAATACGATTTCATTCCCGTCGGAATCACCAGAGAGGGCAAATGGTATCTGTACCGGGGAGATATTACCCATATTCCCGGCGATAACTGGTATGATGAAAAACAGTGTATTCCGGCAGTGGTTTCTCCGGACAGAAATCTGCATGGTCTTATACTGTTTCTGAACCAGGGGACAGAAACCATTGCGCTGGACGGGGCGCTGCCCGTTCTTCACGGCAAAAACGGAGAAGACGGAACGGTGCAGGGAGTGCTGGAACTGGCAGATATTCCGGTTATTGGCTGCGATACCATGAGTTCCGCAGTCTGTATGGATAAAGATACTGCCCACCGGCTGGCCGGCGCTCTGGGTGTAAAGGTGCCCCGGTCATACACTGTTTTCAGAGCAGAATTACAGGAAGCAGGACAGTTGGAAGAACTGGGCCGGAAGCTGGGATATCCGTTGTTTGTAAAGCCTCTGCGGGCAGGCTCTTCCTTCGGCATTACAAAAGTGGGTAAGCCTCAGGAACTGCAGGCAGCGGCGGAACATGCTTTTGCATATGATTCCCGGATTATTCTCGAAGAAATGATACGGGGATTTGAAGTGGGATGTGCAGTGCTGGGAACGGAGGAGCTGCTTGTGGGTGAAGTGGATGAAATCGAATTGTCGGAAGGATTTTTTGACTATACGGAAAAATATACCCTGAAATCCTCCAAAATCCATGTACCTGCCCGGATTTCTCAGGAACAGGCAAAAGAAGTGAAAGAAACTGCAAAAATACTCTACCGGGGCCTGGGCTGCAGTTATTTTGCAAGAGTGGATATGTTCCTGACGCCGGAGGGGGAAATTTATTTTAACGAAATCAACACCATTCCGGGATTTACCTCCCACAGCCGTTATCCCAATATGATGAAAGCCGCGGGCATTTCCTTTGAGGAACTTCTGGGCAGATTGCTGGAACTGTAG
- a CDS encoding DUF5722 domain-containing protein, whose protein sequence is MLLDWTEGHTDLINKGARVPGKLYYSWNIYSTGAREKMEAMFCYLGMVFGQAGSMSTDTYFETYAYAFRALYYAARSQYANAHIFICTDNYWNTSSSRRFSAKQVVTSFAEHLNAIQKGLKWNLAYHAYSFPLTYTRVWNGYGITNLWDVQIYGYVQIHPVYQPVSQCDWKLLLEKTGAGVQRKKTSHHVSENMKKYKEMILYLMFGGATTAVNMIVYYVCARLLNIHTAFNTGAAWLLSVLFAFVTNKIWVFESGSRGRAFWQEMLSFFSLRLLTGILEVIIMYVSVELLNRNDMVMKVLVNVLVVVLNYGAGKLVIFRRETEIS, encoded by the coding sequence ATGCTGCTGGACTGGACGGAAGGCCATACGGATTTGATTAATAAAGGCGCAAGAGTTCCTGGCAAACTGTACTATAGCTGGAACATTTATTCTACAGGAGCCAGAGAAAAGATGGAGGCCATGTTCTGCTATCTGGGCATGGTGTTCGGACAGGCGGGAAGTATGTCCACAGACACTTATTTCGAGACTTACGCTTATGCATTTCGGGCATTGTATTATGCAGCCCGGAGCCAGTATGCCAATGCCCATATTTTTATCTGTACGGACAATTACTGGAATACTTCGTCGTCGAGGCGTTTCAGTGCGAAACAGGTGGTTACTTCCTTTGCAGAACATCTGAATGCCATACAGAAAGGGCTGAAGTGGAATCTTGCATACCATGCCTATTCTTTCCCACTGACTTATACAAGGGTCTGGAATGGCTATGGAATTACAAATCTTTGGGATGTTCAAATATATGGATACGTCCAAATCCACCCGGTATACCAACCGGTATCTCAGTGTGATTGGAAGCTCCTCCTGGAAAAAACTGGTGCCGGGGTACAAAGAAAAAAGACTTCGCACCATGTATCGGAAAATATGAAAAAATATAAGGAAATGATATTGTATCTGATGTTCGGCGGGGCCACAACAGCGGTAAATATGATTGTCTACTATGTCTGTGCCCGCCTCCTGAACATCCATACTGCTTTCAACACCGGAGCCGCCTGGCTGCTGTCCGTGTTGTTTGCCTTTGTGACAAATAAGATATGGGTATTTGAGAGCGGAAGCCGGGGCCGGGCATTCTGGCAGGAGATGCTTTCATTCTTCTCCTTAAGGCTGCTGACGGGAATTCTGGAGGTCATTATCATGTATGTCAGCGTGGAACTGCTGAACCGGAATGACATGGTGATGAAAGTGCTGGTAAATGTACTTGTGGTGGTTCTGAATTACGGGGCCGGCAAGCTGGTGATTTTCAGGAGGGAAACTGAAATAAGTTGA
- a CDS encoding glucosyltransferase domain-containing protein produces MLQNMKTFINVHKKAIILNVIVVFVCYVHMIFSMNMGIDTEIMISNGPEMLKSWTWIGRHGLVLTKTLLNLRVYNPYFAGIIFLAAFMALGIFTAFYCWLAAGKNDRYPYGLFLALFSTCPVWMMQFYFALQRMEVVLGLVYTLISVFCFNQFVFYQKKNIYLLAYLVFGVWGFCSYQGNVMFYIGLCVMFLILDFAEHYQQKQWQDYSRMILKLTGGFLVIYLVNMAITRLFFGQGVYLREQVAWGKVGISEIIYRICAHVHHILFFRGTWFRSAYPLACLCVAAVFIMFCQKKEMKKGMKGILFLAMAGLLITPVLLTIYIGNIPVPRSQFALQLISAFACMFACGIWKMDEDRKVKLLFWDGIIQRKIPSVLPDVSLDL; encoded by the coding sequence ATGTTACAGAATATGAAAACATTTATAAATGTACATAAAAAGGCGATCATACTGAATGTCATAGTGGTATTTGTATGTTATGTACATATGATATTTTCCATGAATATGGGAATTGATACGGAGATTATGATAAGCAATGGTCCTGAAATGCTGAAATCGTGGACATGGATTGGAAGACATGGCCTGGTTCTGACTAAAACCTTATTAAACCTCAGAGTATATAATCCGTATTTTGCCGGAATTATTTTTCTGGCAGCCTTTATGGCACTGGGCATTTTTACTGCTTTTTACTGCTGGCTGGCAGCCGGGAAAAATGACAGATATCCATATGGGCTGTTTTTGGCATTGTTCAGTACCTGCCCGGTGTGGATGATGCAGTTTTATTTTGCTCTTCAGAGGATGGAAGTGGTACTGGGACTGGTTTATACCCTTATTTCTGTATTTTGTTTTAATCAGTTCGTTTTTTATCAGAAGAAGAACATTTATCTGTTGGCGTATCTGGTGTTTGGAGTCTGGGGATTCTGCTCTTATCAGGGCAATGTGATGTTTTATATTGGTCTCTGCGTTATGTTTCTTATACTGGATTTTGCAGAGCATTATCAGCAAAAGCAGTGGCAGGATTATAGCAGGATGATTCTGAAATTAACAGGAGGATTTCTGGTCATTTATCTTGTAAATATGGCCATTACCCGCCTGTTTTTCGGGCAGGGAGTCTATCTTCGGGAACAGGTTGCCTGGGGGAAGGTGGGAATCTCCGAAATTATCTACAGGATATGCGCTCATGTACATCATATACTTTTCTTCAGAGGAACGTGGTTTCGTTCTGCCTATCCCCTGGCATGTCTGTGTGTTGCAGCAGTTTTTATCATGTTCTGTCAGAAAAAAGAGATGAAAAAAGGCATGAAAGGCATATTATTTCTGGCCATGGCAGGATTACTGATAACCCCTGTTTTGCTGACCATTTATATAGGAAATATTCCTGTACCTCGTTCTCAGTTTGCACTGCAGTTAATATCGGCCTTTGCCTGTATGTTTGCCTGTGGAATCTGGAAAATGGATGAGGACAGAAAGGTGAAGCTTCTTTTCTGGGATGGGATTATACAGAGGAAAATCCCATCGGTGCTACCGGACGTATCATTGGATTTATGA
- a CDS encoding InlB B-repeat-containing protein, giving the protein MMGKRMMALLLAAVMIWNTGAETLYAMEYTTSSVPEASTEIPDTQDKNSETPNPGEEGGQPAENPGESTVPPSGEEITPPGSGEETTPPVQKPEPTVEETKAVYTVIFDFNGGQSGDGAVQIIQSVQEGNAPDMAQVTEPVKTGYVFQGWRTETGEVFDVTQPVQSNLTIKAAWAPITWNIQFDANGGTGTMNPQTFAYDEPRPLAVCQFTNSTDAAGLDGRPYGFD; this is encoded by the coding sequence ATGATGGGAAAACGAATGATGGCGCTGCTTCTTGCAGCAGTGATGATCTGGAATACGGGAGCAGAGACATTGTATGCCATGGAATATACAACGTCATCTGTACCGGAAGCCAGTACAGAGATTCCGGATACGCAGGACAAAAACAGCGAAACGCCAAATCCGGGGGAAGAAGGCGGCCAGCCGGCGGAGAATCCGGGAGAAAGTACAGTGCCTCCATCAGGAGAGGAAATTACGCCGCCGGGTTCCGGAGAAGAAACCACGCCGCCAGTACAGAAGCCGGAACCCACAGTGGAAGAAACAAAGGCGGTATATACGGTGATCTTTGACTTTAACGGCGGCCAGAGCGGCGACGGAGCTGTTCAGATAATCCAGTCCGTGCAGGAGGGAAATGCACCGGATATGGCACAGGTGACGGAACCTGTAAAAACAGGCTATGTATTTCAGGGATGGAGGACAGAAACAGGTGAAGTCTTTGACGTTACTCAGCCGGTACAGAGTAATCTGACGATAAAAGCTGCCTGGGCACCCATTACCTGGAACATACAGTTTGACGCCAACGGCGGAACGGGAACCATGAATCCCCAGACTTTTGCCTATGATGAACCCCGGCCGCTGGCGGTCTGTCAGTTTACCAACAGTACAGATGCTGCTGGACTGGACGGAAGGCCATACGGATTTGATTAA
- a CDS encoding acyltransferase family protein: MKQRKNYAAIDNFRLVAALLIVAIHTGPLESFHSTADFLVTYCVGRIAVPFFLMVTGFFVLAPYQKSMGRSSYQAEKAAGKLWKFLKKTALLYGAAILLYLPVMIYAKQWNNSPGEWLKELFFDGTFYHLWYLPAVLTGCILLAGLLSVCNPPVISLTVLVLYIIGTGGDSYYGLLSQALPVKIFYEGIFTVSSYTRNGIFFAPMFLWMGVIIANGKIRMSGQTALTGFLISMAGMMGEGLLSFSLEWQKHNSMYLLLPVVMFFLFELLLSAEGTFTIPMVRDVSMCVYIIHPICIILVRGLAGVLKLTDIFVEQSLIHYLTVCALSLVLSVGIALGMQAFRNRADAAPGYFR; encoded by the coding sequence ATGAAACAGAGAAAAAATTATGCGGCTATTGATAATTTCCGGCTGGTTGCCGCCCTTTTGATTGTTGCCATTCATACAGGGCCTCTGGAATCCTTTCACAGTACGGCGGATTTTCTTGTAACTTACTGTGTTGGGAGAATTGCAGTTCCTTTTTTTCTGATGGTGACGGGATTTTTTGTGCTGGCACCTTATCAGAAAAGTATGGGGCGTTCCTCTTATCAGGCAGAGAAGGCGGCAGGGAAATTATGGAAATTTCTGAAAAAAACAGCTCTCCTGTACGGAGCAGCCATATTGCTGTACCTGCCGGTGATGATTTATGCAAAACAGTGGAATAACAGTCCGGGGGAATGGCTGAAGGAGCTCTTTTTCGACGGGACGTTTTACCACCTCTGGTATCTTCCGGCAGTGCTGACGGGCTGTATACTGCTGGCGGGGCTGCTGTCTGTGTGCAATCCTCCGGTTATCTCCCTGACTGTACTTGTGCTGTATATCATTGGAACCGGAGGGGACAGCTATTATGGGCTGCTCAGTCAGGCGCTCCCTGTCAAAATTTTTTATGAAGGAATTTTCACGGTCAGTTCCTATACCAGAAACGGAATTTTCTTTGCACCCATGTTTTTGTGGATGGGAGTGATTATCGCCAATGGAAAAATCAGAATGTCCGGACAGACAGCGTTGACAGGATTTCTGATTTCCATGGCAGGTATGATGGGAGAAGGCCTGCTGTCTTTCAGTCTGGAATGGCAGAAGCATAACAGTATGTATCTTCTGCTGCCTGTGGTAATGTTCTTCCTGTTTGAACTGCTGCTCTCGGCGGAGGGGACTTTTACAATCCCCATGGTGCGGGATGTGTCCATGTGTGTATACATCATTCATCCCATATGCATTATTCTGGTGCGCGGACTGGCGGGAGTGCTGAAACTCACAGATATTTTTGTGGAGCAGTCTTTGATTCACTATCTGACAGTGTGTGCACTTTCACTGGTTCTGTCCGTCGGAATTGCCCTGGGGATGCAGGCATTCCGCAATCGGGCAGATGCGGCTCCCGGTTATTTTCGGTAG
- a CDS encoding type II toxin-antitoxin system Phd/YefM family antitoxin, translating into MLAVKSMDVRENFKEWCNKVTGGETLVVSRPKNENVVIISEKEYNEMIKVKINAEYLAVLDRGYADIAQGKGITKTDD; encoded by the coding sequence ATGCTGGCTGTAAAGAGCATGGATGTGCGTGAAAATTTTAAGGAATGGTGTAATAAAGTAACAGGAGGGGAAACCCTTGTTGTATCAAGGCCCAAAAATGAAAATGTTGTAATCATATCTGAAAAAGAATATAACGAAATGATAAAAGTTAAGATAAATGCAGAATATCTGGCTGTGCTGGACAGGGGATATGCTGATATTGCCCAGGGGAAAGGTATAACGAAGACCGATGATTAA
- a CDS encoding DUF2142 domain-containing protein, translating into MRTPEVYIKYVYVCLGLLVFLIPAKKFGTRKEYWKSFMAGLLPLLVFGVAGVFNMISAISGGPAVEGGVTQIGYLTAHPGLIIKVLLTTFMDKFNDYMLWLNTLGAVNYSLGPLIYLVPMAAIYIGAADCNVICSSIRARDKIICFAAFAAICIGVVMGIYIGDGQANEVGALVVQGVQGRYFIPVLPVFFGAVSLLDGSAVHRAFFSGHCVYYCEKAGVWR; encoded by the coding sequence ATGAGAACTCCGGAGGTTTACATAAAATATGTGTATGTGTGCCTGGGACTGCTGGTATTTCTGATTCCCGCGAAAAAATTTGGAACCAGGAAAGAATACTGGAAAAGTTTTATGGCAGGGCTGCTTCCTTTGCTGGTGTTTGGCGTTGCGGGTGTGTTCAACATGATTTCTGCCATAAGCGGAGGGCCGGCAGTGGAAGGAGGGGTAACCCAGATTGGATATCTGACGGCTCATCCTGGACTTATTATAAAAGTGCTGCTTACTACTTTTATGGATAAATTTAATGACTATATGCTGTGGTTAAATACATTGGGAGCAGTAAATTACTCTCTGGGACCTTTGATTTATCTGGTACCCATGGCTGCCATTTATATTGGAGCGGCAGACTGTAATGTTATTTGCAGTTCCATAAGAGCGAGAGACAAAATCATCTGTTTTGCAGCGTTTGCTGCAATATGTATCGGGGTGGTGATGGGGATATACATAGGCGACGGACAGGCGAATGAAGTAGGTGCGCTGGTGGTTCAGGGCGTTCAGGGACGATATTTTATCCCGGTGTTGCCAGTCTTTTTCGGGGCTGTGAGCCTCCTGGATGGGAGTGCTGTGCACCGGGCTTTCTTTTCTGGCCATTGTGTTTATTATTGTGAAAAAGCTGGTGTTTGGCGATGA
- the vanT gene encoding serine racemase VanT catalytic subunit — MYQKGRAWIELNMENLKHNTEQFRRLLPSDCALMPAVKANAYGHGALPVSRALQQQGVNSFCVASVSEGIELRQGGINGEILVLAYTHPGQFGDLITYDLTQTVVDGNYAQELQRDGRRFTVHVGIDTGMHRLGERWENLEEIVKIFRTPNLKVTGLFSHLCVSDGQTQAERAYTLEQVRHFEYVVEELHRRGIHDFKCHLQGSYGILNYSELCFDYARAGIALYGILSGKHDRVNASVELKPVLSLKTRVESVKMLYQGERAGYGLTYRTGGNRKIGVLSIGYADGVPRTLSNCGYVLCNGRPAPVIGRICMDQMTVDLSEVPQVKAGDEAVLIGTSGNLEIRAEDLAHWTGTITNEILSRMGERLERVTE; from the coding sequence ATGTATCAGAAAGGACGGGCCTGGATTGAACTGAATATGGAAAATCTGAAACACAATACGGAACAGTTCCGGCGTCTGCTTCCGTCAGACTGCGCCCTGATGCCGGCGGTGAAGGCCAATGCCTACGGACATGGCGCCCTGCCCGTTTCCAGGGCCTTGCAGCAGCAGGGAGTAAACAGCTTCTGTGTGGCCTCCGTGTCGGAAGGAATTGAACTTCGTCAGGGAGGGATAAACGGAGAAATACTGGTACTGGCTTACACCCATCCCGGACAGTTCGGCGATTTGATTACATATGATCTGACCCAGACTGTGGTGGACGGAAATTATGCACAGGAGCTGCAGCGTGACGGTCGAAGATTCACGGTTCATGTGGGAATCGACACAGGTATGCACCGTCTGGGGGAACGATGGGAGAATCTGGAGGAAATTGTAAAAATTTTCCGGACGCCTAATCTGAAGGTCACCGGGCTTTTCTCCCATCTGTGCGTGTCAGACGGACAGACGCAGGCAGAACGGGCCTATACGCTGGAACAGGTGCGGCATTTTGAATATGTGGTGGAAGAACTGCACCGCAGGGGAATCCATGATTTCAAATGCCATCTGCAGGGAAGCTACGGCATTCTGAATTATTCGGAGCTGTGTTTTGACTATGCCAGAGCCGGTATTGCCCTCTATGGCATTCTCAGCGGAAAACATGACAGGGTAAATGCTTCTGTGGAGCTGAAACCGGTACTTTCTTTAAAGACCAGAGTGGAAAGCGTAAAAATGCTGTATCAGGGAGAGCGGGCCGGATACGGACTGACTTACCGTACGGGAGGAAACCGGAAAATCGGTGTGCTGTCCATCGGATATGCCGACGGTGTGCCCAGAACCCTGTCCAACTGCGGTTATGTACTCTGCAATGGCAGACCGGCTCCTGTGATAGGACGAATCTGCATGGACCAGATGACGGTGGATTTGAGCGAGGTTCCCCAGGTAAAAGCAGGGGACGAAGCCGTACTGATTGGAACCTCCGGCAATCTGGAAATCCGGGCGGAAGACCTTGCACACTGGACGGGCACCATCACCAATGAAATTTTAAGCCGGATGGGAGAGAGGCTGGAGCGGGTGACGGAGTAA